Part of the Paracoccus sp. S3-43 genome, GCTATGGCCGCGACTTCCTGTCGGTCATCGCCGGAGAGGTGCCCGACATGCACCCGCAGCGCCGCAAGCTGGCGGGCCGCCCGGAAGGCGCGCTGTTCGACCGGCTGGTCGCGGCGCAGGCGGATCTGCTGCGCGGGCCGGACGGCACGGAAAAGCCGCTGTCCTGTTCCACCGCCCAGATCCGCCGCATCGCCGAGGCAAAGCCCAGCGACGAAGCCGGGCTGGCCCGGCATCTGGACCCGGCGCGGCTGGATCGTTTCGGCGCGGCCTTCCTGCGCGCAATCGCGGCGGCGTGACGCGCCCGTCAGGGTAAAGTGAACGTGATGCCCTGCGCGGGCGGCTTTGCGTGACTATCTGTCCCAAGCGCCCCGTGGGAGGAAGCCATGAAACTTCGCTGGTCCGATGTTACCCCGAAAGCCGATTATCTGAGCCGCCGCACCGTCATCGGCGCCGCGATCGCCGCGATGGCCGCGCCTGCCTGGGCCTTGACCGCCAGGCCCTCGGCCTATTCCACGGACCAGAAGCCGAATACGCTGGAAGAGATCACCAACTATAACAACTTCTACGAATTCGGCATGGACAAGTCCGACCCGGCGCGGCGCGCGGGCGCCATGGTCACGGATCCCTGGTCGGTTCAGATCGGCGGCATGGTGGACCGGCCGGGCCAATACGGGGTGGACGACCTTGCCCCCGCCAACGCGCTGGAAGAACGCATCTACCGCCTGCGCTGCGTCGAGGCCTGGTCGATGGTGATTCCCTGGATCGGCGTGCCGCTGGCCGCGGTGCTGGACCGCGCGGGCGTGCAGCCGGGGGCGAAGTTCGTGGCCTTCGAGACCCTCTACCGCCCTGAACAGATGCCGGGGCAGGCGCGCCCGATCCTCGACTGGCCCTATAAGGAGGGTCTGCGCCTGGACGAGGCGATGCACCCGCTGACGTTCCTGGCGACCGGGCTTTACGGCGAGGTGCTGCCCAACCAGAACGGCGCGCCGATCCGGCTGGTGGTGCCGTGGAAATACGGCTTCAAGTCGATCAAGTCGATCGTCAAGATCACCCTGACCGACCGCCAGCCGGTGGCCACCTGGCAGGCGATGCAGCCGTCCGAATACGGCTTCTATGCCAATGTGAACCCCGCCGTGGATCACCCCCGCTGGTCCCAGGCCACCGAACGCCGCATCGGCGCGGGCCTGTTCGCGGGCCGCGAGGAAACGCAGCCCTTCAACGGCTATGGCGACCAGGTGGCGCAGCTTTACGCCGGGATGGATCTGGCAAAGGACTATTGATGCGGGCCGCGCTGAACGGCTGGCTGCGGCGGATCCCGGTCTGGGGGCTGTGGCTGGGCGGGCTGGTGCCGCTGGCGCTGCTGGTCCGGGACATGCTGGCCGGGGGCCTGGGCATCGACCCGATCCGCGACATCGAACACCGGCTGGGGCGGACCGCGCTTTATTTCCTGATCGCCAGCCTTGCGGTGACGCCCCTGCTGCGGATCACAGGGATCAGCCTGATGCGGTTCCGCCGCGCCCTGGGGCTGCTGTGCTTCACCTATGCGGGGCTG contains:
- the msrP gene encoding protein-methionine-sulfoxide reductase catalytic subunit MsrP, which codes for MKLRWSDVTPKADYLSRRTVIGAAIAAMAAPAWALTARPSAYSTDQKPNTLEEITNYNNFYEFGMDKSDPARRAGAMVTDPWSVQIGGMVDRPGQYGVDDLAPANALEERIYRLRCVEAWSMVIPWIGVPLAAVLDRAGVQPGAKFVAFETLYRPEQMPGQARPILDWPYKEGLRLDEAMHPLTFLATGLYGEVLPNQNGAPIRLVVPWKYGFKSIKSIVKITLTDRQPVATWQAMQPSEYGFYANVNPAVDHPRWSQATERRIGAGLFAGREETQPFNGYGDQVAQLYAGMDLAKDY